A single window of Papio anubis isolate 15944 chromosome 8, Panubis1.0, whole genome shotgun sequence DNA harbors:
- the NAPRT gene encoding nicotinate phosphoribosyltransferase isoform X4, with amino-acid sequence MAAEQDPEGLAAARPLLTDLYQATMALGYWRAGRARDAAEFELFFRRCPFGGAFALAAGLRDCVRFLRAFRLRDADVQFLASVLPPDTDPAFFEHLRSLDCSEVTVRALPEGSLAFPGVPLLQVSGPLLVVQLLETPLLCLVSYASLVATNAARLRLIAGPEKRLLEMGLRRAQGPDGGLTASTYSYLGGFDSSSNVLAGQLRGVPVAGTLAHSFVTSFSGSEVPPDPVSPSSQSCRLQATGLKPALALGRGVPPRQVTPVLSQEAGTGCVTFALKLGCPWLPPGLILHSWPPFFTNPIPQMLAPAAGEGPGVDLAAKAQVWLEHVCAHLGLGVQEPHPGERAAFVAYALAFPRAFQGLLDSYSVRRSGLPNFLAVALALGELGYRAVGVRLDSGDLLQQAQEIRKVFRAAAAQFQVPWLESVPIAVSNNIDEEALARLAQEGSEVNVIGIGTSVVTCPQQPSLGCVYKLVAVGGQPRMKLTEDPEKQTLPGSKAAFRLLGSDGSLLMDVLQLAEEPAPQAGQELRVWPPGAQEPCTVRPAQVEPLLWLCLQQGQLCEPLPSLAESRALVQLSLSQLSPEHRRLQSPAQYQVVLSERLQALVNSLHARASP; translated from the exons ATGGCGGCGGAACAGGACCCCGAGGGGCTCGCGGCGGCGCGGCCGCTGCTCACCGACCTCTACCAGGCCACCATGGCGTTGGGCTATTGGCGCGCGGGCCGGGCGCGGGACGCCGCCGAGTTCGAGCTCTTCTTCCGCCGCTGCCCGTTCGGCGGCGCCTTCGCCTTGGCCGCCGGCTTGCGCGACTGTGTGCGCTTCCTGCGCGCCTTCCGTCTGCGGGACGCCG ACGTGCAGTTCCTGGCCTCGGTGCTGCCCCCAGACACAGACCCTGCGTTCTTCGAGCACCTTCGGTCCCTCGACTGCTCCGAGGTGACGGTGCGAGCCCTGCCCGAGGGCTCCCTCGCCTTCCCGGGC GTGCCGCTCCTGCAGGTGTCCGGGCCGCTGCTGGTGGTGCAGCTGCTGGAGACACCGCTGCTCTGCCTGGTCAGCTACGCCAG CCTGGTGGCCACCAATGCAGCGCGGCTTCGCTTGATCGCAGGGCCAGAGAAGCGGCTGCTAGAGATGGGCCTGAGGCGGGCTCAGGGCCCGGATGGGGGCCTGACAGCCTCCACCTACAGCTACCTGGGCG GCTTCGACAGCAGCAGCAACGTGCTAGCGGGCCAGCTCCGCGGTGTGCCAGTGGCGGGGACCCTGGCCCACTCCTTCGTCACTTCCTTTTCGGGCAGTGAGGTGCCCCCTGACCCGGTCAGTCCCTCTTCTCAATCCTGCCGTCTCCAGGCGACAGGCCTCAAGCCAGCCCTTGCCCTGGGGAGAGGTGTGCCACCCAGGCAGGTCACCCCAGTGCTGTCCCAGGAAGCTGGCACAGGCTGCGTTACCTTTGCCCTCAAACTAGGGTGTCCCTGGCTGCCCCCGGGCCTCATTCTGCATTCCTGGCCCCCATTCTTCACCAACCCCATTCCACAGATGTTGGCGCCGGCAGCTGGTGAGGGCCCTGGGGTGGACCTGGCGGCCAAAGCCCAGGTGTGGCTGGAGCACGTGTGTGCccacctggggctgggggtgcagGAGCCACACCCAGGTGAGCGGGCAGCCTTTGTGGCCTATGCCTTGGCCTTTCCCCGGGCCTTCCAGGGCCTCCTGGACTCCTACAGCGTGCGGAG GAGTGGTCTCCCCAACTTCCTAGCAGTCGCCCTGGCCCTGGGAGAGCTGGGCTACCGGGCAGTGGGTGTGAGGCTGGACAGTGGTGACCTGCTACAGCAGGCCCAGGAGATCCGCAAGGTGTTCCGAGCTGCTGCAGCCCA GTTCCAGGTGCCCTGGCTGGAGTCAGTCCCCATTGCAGTCAGCAACAACATTGATGAGGAGGCACTGGCCCGACTGGCCCAGGAG GGCAGTGAGGTGAATGTCATTGGCATTGGCACCAGTGTGGTCACCTGCCCCCAACAGCCTTCCCTGGGCTGCGTCTATAAG CTGGTGGCCGTGGGGGGCCAGCCACGAATGAAGCTGACCGAAGACCCCGAGAAGCAGACGTTACCTGGGAGCAAGGCTGCTTTCCGGCTCCTGGGCTCTGACG GGTCTCTACTTATGGACGTACTGCAGTTAGCAGAGGAGCCAGCGCCACAGGCTGGGCAGGAGCTGAGGGTGTGGCCTCCAGGGGCCCAGGAGCCCTGCACCGTGAGGCCAGCCCAGGTGGAGCCACTACTGTGGCTCTGCCTCCAGCAAGGACAG CTATGTGAGCCGCTCCCATCCCTGGCAGAGTCTAGAGCCTTGGTCCAGCTGTCCCTGAGCCAACTCAGCCCTGAGCACAGGCGGCTGCAGAGCCCTGCACAGTACCAG GTGGTGCTGTCTGAGAGGCTGCAGGCCCTGGTGAACAGTCTGCATGCAAGGGCGTCCCCCTGA
- the NAPRT gene encoding nicotinate phosphoribosyltransferase isoform X6 → MAAEQDPEGLAAARPLLTDLYQATMALGYWRAGRARDAAEFELFFRRCPFGGAFALAAGLRDCVRFLRAFRLRDADVQFLASVLPPDTDPAFFEHLRSLDCSEVTVRALPEGSLAFPGVPLLQVSGPLLVVQLLETPLLCLVSYASLVATNAARLRLIAGPEKRLLEMGLRRAQGPDGGLTASTYSYLGGFDSSSNVLAGQLRGVPVAGTLAHSFVTSFSGSEVPPDPMLAPAAGEGPGVDLAAKAQVWLEHVCAHLGLGVQEPHPGERAAFVAYALAFPRAFQGLLDSYSVRRSGLPNFLAVALALGELGYRAVGVRLDSGDLLQQAQEIRKVFRAAAAQFQVPWLESVPIAVSNNIDEEALARLAQEGSEVNVIGIGTSVVTCPQQPSLGCVYKLVAVGGQPRMKLTEDPEKQTLPGSKAAFRLLGSDGSLLMDVLQLAEEPAPQAGQELRVWPPGAQEPCTVRPAQVEPLLWLCLQQGQLCEPLPSLAESRALVQLSLSQLSPEHRRLQSPAQYQVVLSERLQALVNSLHARASP, encoded by the exons ATGGCGGCGGAACAGGACCCCGAGGGGCTCGCGGCGGCGCGGCCGCTGCTCACCGACCTCTACCAGGCCACCATGGCGTTGGGCTATTGGCGCGCGGGCCGGGCGCGGGACGCCGCCGAGTTCGAGCTCTTCTTCCGCCGCTGCCCGTTCGGCGGCGCCTTCGCCTTGGCCGCCGGCTTGCGCGACTGTGTGCGCTTCCTGCGCGCCTTCCGTCTGCGGGACGCCG ACGTGCAGTTCCTGGCCTCGGTGCTGCCCCCAGACACAGACCCTGCGTTCTTCGAGCACCTTCGGTCCCTCGACTGCTCCGAGGTGACGGTGCGAGCCCTGCCCGAGGGCTCCCTCGCCTTCCCGGGC GTGCCGCTCCTGCAGGTGTCCGGGCCGCTGCTGGTGGTGCAGCTGCTGGAGACACCGCTGCTCTGCCTGGTCAGCTACGCCAG CCTGGTGGCCACCAATGCAGCGCGGCTTCGCTTGATCGCAGGGCCAGAGAAGCGGCTGCTAGAGATGGGCCTGAGGCGGGCTCAGGGCCCGGATGGGGGCCTGACAGCCTCCACCTACAGCTACCTGGGCG GCTTCGACAGCAGCAGCAACGTGCTAGCGGGCCAGCTCCGCGGTGTGCCAGTGGCGGGGACCCTGGCCCACTCCTTCGTCACTTCCTTTTCGGGCAGTGAGGTGCCCCCTGACCCG ATGTTGGCGCCGGCAGCTGGTGAGGGCCCTGGGGTGGACCTGGCGGCCAAAGCCCAGGTGTGGCTGGAGCACGTGTGTGCccacctggggctgggggtgcagGAGCCACACCCAGGTGAGCGGGCAGCCTTTGTGGCCTATGCCTTGGCCTTTCCCCGGGCCTTCCAGGGCCTCCTGGACTCCTACAGCGTGCGGAG GAGTGGTCTCCCCAACTTCCTAGCAGTCGCCCTGGCCCTGGGAGAGCTGGGCTACCGGGCAGTGGGTGTGAGGCTGGACAGTGGTGACCTGCTACAGCAGGCCCAGGAGATCCGCAAGGTGTTCCGAGCTGCTGCAGCCCA GTTCCAGGTGCCCTGGCTGGAGTCAGTCCCCATTGCAGTCAGCAACAACATTGATGAGGAGGCACTGGCCCGACTGGCCCAGGAG GGCAGTGAGGTGAATGTCATTGGCATTGGCACCAGTGTGGTCACCTGCCCCCAACAGCCTTCCCTGGGCTGCGTCTATAAG CTGGTGGCCGTGGGGGGCCAGCCACGAATGAAGCTGACCGAAGACCCCGAGAAGCAGACGTTACCTGGGAGCAAGGCTGCTTTCCGGCTCCTGGGCTCTGACG GGTCTCTACTTATGGACGTACTGCAGTTAGCAGAGGAGCCAGCGCCACAGGCTGGGCAGGAGCTGAGGGTGTGGCCTCCAGGGGCCCAGGAGCCCTGCACCGTGAGGCCAGCCCAGGTGGAGCCACTACTGTGGCTCTGCCTCCAGCAAGGACAG CTATGTGAGCCGCTCCCATCCCTGGCAGAGTCTAGAGCCTTGGTCCAGCTGTCCCTGAGCCAACTCAGCCCTGAGCACAGGCGGCTGCAGAGCCCTGCACAGTACCAG GTGGTGCTGTCTGAGAGGCTGCAGGCCCTGGTGAACAGTCTGCATGCAAGGGCGTCCCCCTGA
- the NAPRT gene encoding nicotinate phosphoribosyltransferase isoform X2, which translates to MAAEQDPEGLAAARPLLTDLYQATMALGYWRAGRARDAAEFELFFRRCPFGGAFALAAGLRDCVRFLRAFRLRDADVQFLASVLPPDTDPAFFEHLRSLDCSEVTVRALPEGSLAFPGVPLLQVSGPLLVVQLLETPLLCLVSYASLVATNAARLRLIAGPEKRLLEMGLRRAQGPDGGLTASTYSYLGGFDSSSNVLAGQLRGVPVAGTLAHSFVTSFSGSEVPPDPVSPSSQSCRLQATGLKPALALGRGVPPRQVTPVLSQEAGTGCVTFALKLGCPWLPPGLILHSWPPFFTNPIPQMLAPAAGEGPGVDLAAKAQVWLEHVCAHLGLGVQEPHPGERAAFVAYALAFPRAFQGLLDSYSVRRSGLPNFLAVALALGELGYRAVGVRLDSGDLLQQAQEIRKVFRAAAAQFQVPWLESVPIAVSNNIDEEALARLAQEGSEVNVIGIGTGWAHCHLLSPTQGSEVNVIGIGTSVVTCPQQPSLGCVYKLVAVGGQPRMKLTEDPEKQTLPGSKAAFRLLGSDGSLLMDVLQLAEEPAPQAGQELRVWPPGAQEPCTVRPAQVEPLLWLCLQQGQLCEPLPSLAESRALVQLSLSQLSPEHRRLQSPAQYQVVLSERLQALVNSLHARASP; encoded by the exons ATGGCGGCGGAACAGGACCCCGAGGGGCTCGCGGCGGCGCGGCCGCTGCTCACCGACCTCTACCAGGCCACCATGGCGTTGGGCTATTGGCGCGCGGGCCGGGCGCGGGACGCCGCCGAGTTCGAGCTCTTCTTCCGCCGCTGCCCGTTCGGCGGCGCCTTCGCCTTGGCCGCCGGCTTGCGCGACTGTGTGCGCTTCCTGCGCGCCTTCCGTCTGCGGGACGCCG ACGTGCAGTTCCTGGCCTCGGTGCTGCCCCCAGACACAGACCCTGCGTTCTTCGAGCACCTTCGGTCCCTCGACTGCTCCGAGGTGACGGTGCGAGCCCTGCCCGAGGGCTCCCTCGCCTTCCCGGGC GTGCCGCTCCTGCAGGTGTCCGGGCCGCTGCTGGTGGTGCAGCTGCTGGAGACACCGCTGCTCTGCCTGGTCAGCTACGCCAG CCTGGTGGCCACCAATGCAGCGCGGCTTCGCTTGATCGCAGGGCCAGAGAAGCGGCTGCTAGAGATGGGCCTGAGGCGGGCTCAGGGCCCGGATGGGGGCCTGACAGCCTCCACCTACAGCTACCTGGGCG GCTTCGACAGCAGCAGCAACGTGCTAGCGGGCCAGCTCCGCGGTGTGCCAGTGGCGGGGACCCTGGCCCACTCCTTCGTCACTTCCTTTTCGGGCAGTGAGGTGCCCCCTGACCCGGTCAGTCCCTCTTCTCAATCCTGCCGTCTCCAGGCGACAGGCCTCAAGCCAGCCCTTGCCCTGGGGAGAGGTGTGCCACCCAGGCAGGTCACCCCAGTGCTGTCCCAGGAAGCTGGCACAGGCTGCGTTACCTTTGCCCTCAAACTAGGGTGTCCCTGGCTGCCCCCGGGCCTCATTCTGCATTCCTGGCCCCCATTCTTCACCAACCCCATTCCACAGATGTTGGCGCCGGCAGCTGGTGAGGGCCCTGGGGTGGACCTGGCGGCCAAAGCCCAGGTGTGGCTGGAGCACGTGTGTGCccacctggggctgggggtgcagGAGCCACACCCAGGTGAGCGGGCAGCCTTTGTGGCCTATGCCTTGGCCTTTCCCCGGGCCTTCCAGGGCCTCCTGGACTCCTACAGCGTGCGGAG GAGTGGTCTCCCCAACTTCCTAGCAGTCGCCCTGGCCCTGGGAGAGCTGGGCTACCGGGCAGTGGGTGTGAGGCTGGACAGTGGTGACCTGCTACAGCAGGCCCAGGAGATCCGCAAGGTGTTCCGAGCTGCTGCAGCCCA GTTCCAGGTGCCCTGGCTGGAGTCAGTCCCCATTGCAGTCAGCAACAACATTGATGAGGAGGCACTGGCCCGACTGGCCCAGGAG GGCAGTGAGGTGAATGTCATTGGCATTGGCACTGGctgggctcactgccacctcctttCCCCCACCCAGGGCAGTGAGGTGAATGTCATTGGCATTGGCACCAGTGTGGTCACCTGCCCCCAACAGCCTTCCCTGGGCTGCGTCTATAAG CTGGTGGCCGTGGGGGGCCAGCCACGAATGAAGCTGACCGAAGACCCCGAGAAGCAGACGTTACCTGGGAGCAAGGCTGCTTTCCGGCTCCTGGGCTCTGACG GGTCTCTACTTATGGACGTACTGCAGTTAGCAGAGGAGCCAGCGCCACAGGCTGGGCAGGAGCTGAGGGTGTGGCCTCCAGGGGCCCAGGAGCCCTGCACCGTGAGGCCAGCCCAGGTGGAGCCACTACTGTGGCTCTGCCTCCAGCAAGGACAG CTATGTGAGCCGCTCCCATCCCTGGCAGAGTCTAGAGCCTTGGTCCAGCTGTCCCTGAGCCAACTCAGCCCTGAGCACAGGCGGCTGCAGAGCCCTGCACAGTACCAG GTGGTGCTGTCTGAGAGGCTGCAGGCCCTGGTGAACAGTCTGCATGCAAGGGCGTCCCCCTGA
- the NAPRT gene encoding nicotinate phosphoribosyltransferase isoform X3, whose amino-acid sequence MAAEQDPEGLAAARPLLTDLYQATMALGYWRAGRARDAAEFELFFRRCPFGGAFALAAGLRDCVRFLRAFRLRDADVQFLASVLPPDTDPAFFEHLRSLDCSEVTVRALPEGSLAFPGVPLLQVSGPLLVVQLLETPLLCLVSYASLVATNAARLRLIAGPEKRLLEMGLRRAQGPDGGLTASTYSYLGGFDSSSNVLAGQLRGVPVAGTLAHSFVTSFSGSEVPPDPVSPSSQSCRLQATGLKPALALGRGVPPRQVTPVLSQEAGTGCVTFALKLGCPWLPPGLILHSWPPFFTNPIPQMLAPAAGEGPGVDLAAKAQVWLEHVCAHLGLGVQEPHPGERAAFVAYALAFPRAFQGLLDSYSVRRSGLPNFLAVALALGELGYRAVGVRLDSGDLLQQAQEIRKVFRAAAAQFQVPWLESVPIAVSNNIDEEALARLAQEGSEVNVIGIGTSVVTCPQQPSLGCVYKLVAVGGQPRMKLTEDPEKQTLPGSKAAFRLLGSDGSLLMDVLQLAEEPAPQAGQELRVWPPGAQEPCTVRPAQVEPLLWLCLQQGQLCEPLPSLAESRALVQLSLSQLSPEHRRLQSPAQYQVGGRPALSFCPVCPCPYHAHRSPSLLPAGGAV is encoded by the exons ATGGCGGCGGAACAGGACCCCGAGGGGCTCGCGGCGGCGCGGCCGCTGCTCACCGACCTCTACCAGGCCACCATGGCGTTGGGCTATTGGCGCGCGGGCCGGGCGCGGGACGCCGCCGAGTTCGAGCTCTTCTTCCGCCGCTGCCCGTTCGGCGGCGCCTTCGCCTTGGCCGCCGGCTTGCGCGACTGTGTGCGCTTCCTGCGCGCCTTCCGTCTGCGGGACGCCG ACGTGCAGTTCCTGGCCTCGGTGCTGCCCCCAGACACAGACCCTGCGTTCTTCGAGCACCTTCGGTCCCTCGACTGCTCCGAGGTGACGGTGCGAGCCCTGCCCGAGGGCTCCCTCGCCTTCCCGGGC GTGCCGCTCCTGCAGGTGTCCGGGCCGCTGCTGGTGGTGCAGCTGCTGGAGACACCGCTGCTCTGCCTGGTCAGCTACGCCAG CCTGGTGGCCACCAATGCAGCGCGGCTTCGCTTGATCGCAGGGCCAGAGAAGCGGCTGCTAGAGATGGGCCTGAGGCGGGCTCAGGGCCCGGATGGGGGCCTGACAGCCTCCACCTACAGCTACCTGGGCG GCTTCGACAGCAGCAGCAACGTGCTAGCGGGCCAGCTCCGCGGTGTGCCAGTGGCGGGGACCCTGGCCCACTCCTTCGTCACTTCCTTTTCGGGCAGTGAGGTGCCCCCTGACCCGGTCAGTCCCTCTTCTCAATCCTGCCGTCTCCAGGCGACAGGCCTCAAGCCAGCCCTTGCCCTGGGGAGAGGTGTGCCACCCAGGCAGGTCACCCCAGTGCTGTCCCAGGAAGCTGGCACAGGCTGCGTTACCTTTGCCCTCAAACTAGGGTGTCCCTGGCTGCCCCCGGGCCTCATTCTGCATTCCTGGCCCCCATTCTTCACCAACCCCATTCCACAGATGTTGGCGCCGGCAGCTGGTGAGGGCCCTGGGGTGGACCTGGCGGCCAAAGCCCAGGTGTGGCTGGAGCACGTGTGTGCccacctggggctgggggtgcagGAGCCACACCCAGGTGAGCGGGCAGCCTTTGTGGCCTATGCCTTGGCCTTTCCCCGGGCCTTCCAGGGCCTCCTGGACTCCTACAGCGTGCGGAG GAGTGGTCTCCCCAACTTCCTAGCAGTCGCCCTGGCCCTGGGAGAGCTGGGCTACCGGGCAGTGGGTGTGAGGCTGGACAGTGGTGACCTGCTACAGCAGGCCCAGGAGATCCGCAAGGTGTTCCGAGCTGCTGCAGCCCA GTTCCAGGTGCCCTGGCTGGAGTCAGTCCCCATTGCAGTCAGCAACAACATTGATGAGGAGGCACTGGCCCGACTGGCCCAGGAG GGCAGTGAGGTGAATGTCATTGGCATTGGCACCAGTGTGGTCACCTGCCCCCAACAGCCTTCCCTGGGCTGCGTCTATAAG CTGGTGGCCGTGGGGGGCCAGCCACGAATGAAGCTGACCGAAGACCCCGAGAAGCAGACGTTACCTGGGAGCAAGGCTGCTTTCCGGCTCCTGGGCTCTGACG GGTCTCTACTTATGGACGTACTGCAGTTAGCAGAGGAGCCAGCGCCACAGGCTGGGCAGGAGCTGAGGGTGTGGCCTCCAGGGGCCCAGGAGCCCTGCACCGTGAGGCCAGCCCAGGTGGAGCCACTACTGTGGCTCTGCCTCCAGCAAGGACAG CTATGTGAGCCGCTCCCATCCCTGGCAGAGTCTAGAGCCTTGGTCCAGCTGTCCCTGAGCCAACTCAGCCCTGAGCACAGGCGGCTGCAGAGCCCTGCACAGTACCAGGTTGGAGGGAGGCCTGCCCTGTCATTCTGCCCTGTGTGCCCCTGCCCTTACCATGCCCACCGCTCTCCTTCTCTGCTCCCTGCAGGTGGTGCTGTCTGA
- the NAPRT gene encoding nicotinate phosphoribosyltransferase isoform X5, whose product MAAEQDPEGLAAARPLLTDLYQATMALGYWRAGRARDAAEFELFFRRCPFGGAFALAAGLRDCVRFLRAFRLRDADVQFLASVLPPDTDPAFFEHLRSLDCSEVTVRALPEGSLAFPGVPLLQVSGPLLVVQLLETPLLCLVSYASLVATNAARLRLIAGPEKRLLEMGLRRAQGPDGGLTASTYSYLGGFDSSSNVLAGQLRGVPVAGTLAHSFVTSFSGSEVPPDPMLAPAAGEGPGVDLAAKAQVWLEHVCAHLGLGVQEPHPGERAAFVAYALAFPRAFQGLLDSYSVRRSGLPNFLAVALALGELGYRAVGVRLDSGDLLQQAQEIRKVFRAAAAQFQVPWLESVPIAVSNNIDEEALARLAQEGSEVNVIGIGTGWAHCHLLSPTQGSEVNVIGIGTSVVTCPQQPSLGCVYKLVAVGGQPRMKLTEDPEKQTLPGSKAAFRLLGSDGSLLMDVLQLAEEPAPQAGQELRVWPPGAQEPCTVRPAQVEPLLWLCLQQGQLCEPLPSLAESRALVQLSLSQLSPEHRRLQSPAQYQVGGRPALSFCPVCPCPYHAHRSPSLLPAGGAV is encoded by the exons ATGGCGGCGGAACAGGACCCCGAGGGGCTCGCGGCGGCGCGGCCGCTGCTCACCGACCTCTACCAGGCCACCATGGCGTTGGGCTATTGGCGCGCGGGCCGGGCGCGGGACGCCGCCGAGTTCGAGCTCTTCTTCCGCCGCTGCCCGTTCGGCGGCGCCTTCGCCTTGGCCGCCGGCTTGCGCGACTGTGTGCGCTTCCTGCGCGCCTTCCGTCTGCGGGACGCCG ACGTGCAGTTCCTGGCCTCGGTGCTGCCCCCAGACACAGACCCTGCGTTCTTCGAGCACCTTCGGTCCCTCGACTGCTCCGAGGTGACGGTGCGAGCCCTGCCCGAGGGCTCCCTCGCCTTCCCGGGC GTGCCGCTCCTGCAGGTGTCCGGGCCGCTGCTGGTGGTGCAGCTGCTGGAGACACCGCTGCTCTGCCTGGTCAGCTACGCCAG CCTGGTGGCCACCAATGCAGCGCGGCTTCGCTTGATCGCAGGGCCAGAGAAGCGGCTGCTAGAGATGGGCCTGAGGCGGGCTCAGGGCCCGGATGGGGGCCTGACAGCCTCCACCTACAGCTACCTGGGCG GCTTCGACAGCAGCAGCAACGTGCTAGCGGGCCAGCTCCGCGGTGTGCCAGTGGCGGGGACCCTGGCCCACTCCTTCGTCACTTCCTTTTCGGGCAGTGAGGTGCCCCCTGACCCG ATGTTGGCGCCGGCAGCTGGTGAGGGCCCTGGGGTGGACCTGGCGGCCAAAGCCCAGGTGTGGCTGGAGCACGTGTGTGCccacctggggctgggggtgcagGAGCCACACCCAGGTGAGCGGGCAGCCTTTGTGGCCTATGCCTTGGCCTTTCCCCGGGCCTTCCAGGGCCTCCTGGACTCCTACAGCGTGCGGAG GAGTGGTCTCCCCAACTTCCTAGCAGTCGCCCTGGCCCTGGGAGAGCTGGGCTACCGGGCAGTGGGTGTGAGGCTGGACAGTGGTGACCTGCTACAGCAGGCCCAGGAGATCCGCAAGGTGTTCCGAGCTGCTGCAGCCCA GTTCCAGGTGCCCTGGCTGGAGTCAGTCCCCATTGCAGTCAGCAACAACATTGATGAGGAGGCACTGGCCCGACTGGCCCAGGAG GGCAGTGAGGTGAATGTCATTGGCATTGGCACTGGctgggctcactgccacctcctttCCCCCACCCAGGGCAGTGAGGTGAATGTCATTGGCATTGGCACCAGTGTGGTCACCTGCCCCCAACAGCCTTCCCTGGGCTGCGTCTATAAG CTGGTGGCCGTGGGGGGCCAGCCACGAATGAAGCTGACCGAAGACCCCGAGAAGCAGACGTTACCTGGGAGCAAGGCTGCTTTCCGGCTCCTGGGCTCTGACG GGTCTCTACTTATGGACGTACTGCAGTTAGCAGAGGAGCCAGCGCCACAGGCTGGGCAGGAGCTGAGGGTGTGGCCTCCAGGGGCCCAGGAGCCCTGCACCGTGAGGCCAGCCCAGGTGGAGCCACTACTGTGGCTCTGCCTCCAGCAAGGACAG CTATGTGAGCCGCTCCCATCCCTGGCAGAGTCTAGAGCCTTGGTCCAGCTGTCCCTGAGCCAACTCAGCCCTGAGCACAGGCGGCTGCAGAGCCCTGCACAGTACCAGGTTGGAGGGAGGCCTGCCCTGTCATTCTGCCCTGTGTGCCCCTGCCCTTACCATGCCCACCGCTCTCCTTCTCTGCTCCCTGCAGGTGGTGCTGTCTGA
- the NAPRT gene encoding nicotinate phosphoribosyltransferase isoform X1: MAAEQDPEGLAAARPLLTDLYQATMALGYWRAGRARDAAEFELFFRRCPFGGAFALAAGLRDCVRFLRAFRLRDADVQFLASVLPPDTDPAFFEHLRSLDCSEVTVRALPEGSLAFPGVPLLQVSGPLLVVQLLETPLLCLVSYASLVATNAARLRLIAGPEKRLLEMGLRRAQGPDGGLTASTYSYLGGFDSSSNVLAGQLRGVPVAGTLAHSFVTSFSGSEVPPDPVSPSSQSCRLQATGLKPALALGRGVPPRQVTPVLSQEAGTGCVTFALKLGCPWLPPGLILHSWPPFFTNPIPQMLAPAAGEGPGVDLAAKAQVWLEHVCAHLGLGVQEPHPGERAAFVAYALAFPRAFQGLLDSYSVRRSGLPNFLAVALALGELGYRAVGVRLDSGDLLQQAQEIRKVFRAAAAQFQVPWLESVPIAVSNNIDEEALARLAQEGSEVNVIGIGTGWAHCHLLSPTQGSEVNVIGIGTSVVTCPQQPSLGCVYKLVAVGGQPRMKLTEDPEKQTLPGSKAAFRLLGSDGSLLMDVLQLAEEPAPQAGQELRVWPPGAQEPCTVRPAQVEPLLWLCLQQGQLCEPLPSLAESRALVQLSLSQLSPEHRRLQSPAQYQVGGRPALSFCPVCPCPYHAHRSPSLLPAGGAV; encoded by the exons ATGGCGGCGGAACAGGACCCCGAGGGGCTCGCGGCGGCGCGGCCGCTGCTCACCGACCTCTACCAGGCCACCATGGCGTTGGGCTATTGGCGCGCGGGCCGGGCGCGGGACGCCGCCGAGTTCGAGCTCTTCTTCCGCCGCTGCCCGTTCGGCGGCGCCTTCGCCTTGGCCGCCGGCTTGCGCGACTGTGTGCGCTTCCTGCGCGCCTTCCGTCTGCGGGACGCCG ACGTGCAGTTCCTGGCCTCGGTGCTGCCCCCAGACACAGACCCTGCGTTCTTCGAGCACCTTCGGTCCCTCGACTGCTCCGAGGTGACGGTGCGAGCCCTGCCCGAGGGCTCCCTCGCCTTCCCGGGC GTGCCGCTCCTGCAGGTGTCCGGGCCGCTGCTGGTGGTGCAGCTGCTGGAGACACCGCTGCTCTGCCTGGTCAGCTACGCCAG CCTGGTGGCCACCAATGCAGCGCGGCTTCGCTTGATCGCAGGGCCAGAGAAGCGGCTGCTAGAGATGGGCCTGAGGCGGGCTCAGGGCCCGGATGGGGGCCTGACAGCCTCCACCTACAGCTACCTGGGCG GCTTCGACAGCAGCAGCAACGTGCTAGCGGGCCAGCTCCGCGGTGTGCCAGTGGCGGGGACCCTGGCCCACTCCTTCGTCACTTCCTTTTCGGGCAGTGAGGTGCCCCCTGACCCGGTCAGTCCCTCTTCTCAATCCTGCCGTCTCCAGGCGACAGGCCTCAAGCCAGCCCTTGCCCTGGGGAGAGGTGTGCCACCCAGGCAGGTCACCCCAGTGCTGTCCCAGGAAGCTGGCACAGGCTGCGTTACCTTTGCCCTCAAACTAGGGTGTCCCTGGCTGCCCCCGGGCCTCATTCTGCATTCCTGGCCCCCATTCTTCACCAACCCCATTCCACAGATGTTGGCGCCGGCAGCTGGTGAGGGCCCTGGGGTGGACCTGGCGGCCAAAGCCCAGGTGTGGCTGGAGCACGTGTGTGCccacctggggctgggggtgcagGAGCCACACCCAGGTGAGCGGGCAGCCTTTGTGGCCTATGCCTTGGCCTTTCCCCGGGCCTTCCAGGGCCTCCTGGACTCCTACAGCGTGCGGAG GAGTGGTCTCCCCAACTTCCTAGCAGTCGCCCTGGCCCTGGGAGAGCTGGGCTACCGGGCAGTGGGTGTGAGGCTGGACAGTGGTGACCTGCTACAGCAGGCCCAGGAGATCCGCAAGGTGTTCCGAGCTGCTGCAGCCCA GTTCCAGGTGCCCTGGCTGGAGTCAGTCCCCATTGCAGTCAGCAACAACATTGATGAGGAGGCACTGGCCCGACTGGCCCAGGAG GGCAGTGAGGTGAATGTCATTGGCATTGGCACTGGctgggctcactgccacctcctttCCCCCACCCAGGGCAGTGAGGTGAATGTCATTGGCATTGGCACCAGTGTGGTCACCTGCCCCCAACAGCCTTCCCTGGGCTGCGTCTATAAG CTGGTGGCCGTGGGGGGCCAGCCACGAATGAAGCTGACCGAAGACCCCGAGAAGCAGACGTTACCTGGGAGCAAGGCTGCTTTCCGGCTCCTGGGCTCTGACG GGTCTCTACTTATGGACGTACTGCAGTTAGCAGAGGAGCCAGCGCCACAGGCTGGGCAGGAGCTGAGGGTGTGGCCTCCAGGGGCCCAGGAGCCCTGCACCGTGAGGCCAGCCCAGGTGGAGCCACTACTGTGGCTCTGCCTCCAGCAAGGACAG CTATGTGAGCCGCTCCCATCCCTGGCAGAGTCTAGAGCCTTGGTCCAGCTGTCCCTGAGCCAACTCAGCCCTGAGCACAGGCGGCTGCAGAGCCCTGCACAGTACCAGGTTGGAGGGAGGCCTGCCCTGTCATTCTGCCCTGTGTGCCCCTGCCCTTACCATGCCCACCGCTCTCCTTCTCTGCTCCCTGCAGGTGGTGCTGTCTGA